A stretch of the Brachyspira hampsonii genome encodes the following:
- a CDS encoding MogA/MoaB family molybdenum cofactor biosynthesis protein, translating to MKILVITVSDRAFKGIYEDKSGAVIVKTLEDNLKDKITNIKKIIVPDEYDIILNTLNENKNNFDIIITTGGTGLSQRDVTPEATEAFCKKEVRGISDYLRQESIKDTIFAALSRGYAGINDNVFVVNFPGSKKGAEYCTNLLIPLLEHIISMMKGEGH from the coding sequence TTGAAGATACTTGTTATTACTGTGTCTGATAGAGCTTTCAAAGGCATATATGAAGATAAATCCGGTGCTGTTATAGTAAAAACTCTTGAAGATAATTTGAAAGATAAAATTACAAATATAAAAAAAATAATAGTTCCAGATGAATATGATATAATATTAAATACTTTAAATGAAAATAAAAATAACTTTGATATTATAATAACTACAGGAGGAACCGGCTTATCTCAAAGAGATGTAACTCCTGAAGCAACAGAGGCATTTTGTAAAAAAGAAGTAAGAGGAATATCTGATTATTTAAGACAAGAGTCAATAAAGGATACAATATTTGCCGCTCTATCAAGAGGATATGCTGGTATTAATGATAATGTATTTGTAGTTAATTTTCCCGGAAGCAAAAAAGGTGCTGAATACTGCACTAATTTACTGATACCTTTACTAGAACATATCATTAGTATGATGAAAGGTGAAGGGCATTAA
- a CDS encoding MOSC domain-containing protein, which yields MEKKYFKLISLNISKDTGTIKTPVESITLVEDKGVLNDAHFNRLKDRQVSLLAIEDIEYTNNKMQTNLKPGDFAENITTKDIELYKLPIGTKMYIGDTIVEVSKIGKACHNGCDIKQLVGDCIMPKKGIFVRVVKGGEIKVEDTCYYCV from the coding sequence ATGGAAAAGAAATATTTCAAATTAATTTCATTAAATATATCCAAAGATACAGGTACAATAAAAACTCCTGTAGAAAGCATAACTTTGGTAGAAGATAAAGGCGTTCTTAATGATGCCCATTTTAATAGGTTAAAAGACAGACAAGTTTCTTTGCTTGCCATTGAAGATATAGAATACACAAATAATAAAATGCAAACCAATCTCAAACCGGGTGATTTTGCAGAAAACATAACAACAAAAGACATTGAACTTTATAAACTGCCTATAGGAACGAAAATGTATATAGGAGATACTATAGTGGAAGTTTCCAAAATAGGAAAGGCATGTCATAATGGATGCGATATAAAACAATTAGTGGGCGACTGCATTATGCCGAAAAAAGGTATATTTGTAAGAGTTGTTAAAGGCGGTGAAATAAAAGTTGAAGATACTTGTTATTACTGTGTCTGA
- a CDS encoding XdhC family protein: MNNKQILDKALELVNNNIETELIKILKISGSAPRTLDAFMIAYRENNKEKNIGTIGGGLLEFEALKDAYVFLDNKETSNKKYNLTPQEAGGIGMVCGGSAEISFIYLNDNKDTINNIKKEIEDKESNVYIFGGGHVSYDLVEVLYRIGFNCIVIDDREEFANKDRFPNASKIIVENYENVFDKINISDKDYIVIVTRGHSHDYIVEKNALKTDALYIGMIGSKNKIKTLHDRLKKEENYTDENISKVHAPIGIAIGAETTEEIAISIAAELILVRAKAENRRKIKN, translated from the coding sequence ATGAATAATAAGCAAATATTAGATAAGGCTTTGGAACTTGTAAATAATAATATAGAAACAGAGCTAATAAAAATACTTAAAATATCAGGATCTGCTCCAAGAACATTAGATGCTTTTATGATAGCTTATAGAGAAAATAATAAAGAAAAAAATATTGGTACTATAGGCGGAGGTTTATTGGAATTTGAAGCTTTAAAAGATGCTTATGTATTTTTAGATAATAAAGAAACTTCTAATAAAAAATATAATTTAACTCCTCAGGAAGCAGGCGGAATTGGTATGGTATGCGGAGGAAGTGCTGAGATATCATTTATATATTTAAATGATAATAAAGATACAATAAATAATATAAAAAAAGAAATTGAAGATAAGGAAAGCAATGTTTATATATTCGGCGGAGGGCATGTATCTTATGATTTGGTAGAAGTTTTGTATAGAATAGGTTTTAATTGTATTGTTATAGATGATAGAGAAGAGTTTGCAAATAAAGATAGATTTCCTAATGCTAGTAAAATAATAGTAGAAAATTATGAAAATGTTTTTGATAAAATAAATATTAGTGATAAAGATTATATAGTAATAGTAACAAGAGGACATTCTCATGATTATATAGTTGAAAAAAATGCTTTAAAAACTGATGCATTATATATTGGTATGATAGGAAGTAAGAATAAAATAAAAACATTGCATGACAGATTAAAAAAAGAAGAAAATTATACTGATGAAAATATATCGAAAGTGCATGCTCCAATAGGAATAGCAATAGGTGCAGAGACTACAGAAGAAATAGCAATAAGCATAGCAGCAGAACTTATACTTGTAAGAGCAAAAGCAGAGAATAGAAGAAAAATAAAAAATTAA
- a CDS encoding molybdopterin molybdotransferase MoeA — MARTFLHPNEALELVLKNSEDYGNEKISVLDSYNRVLADDVYALNDDPPFSKSSMDGYAYKKEDENKNSYVLIEDKIIYAGLCDKIEVKSGECVKIMTGAMLPENCDAVQRVEWIEEVKENSKTVINFTKKEITSNVIKKGNNKKSGDKVLDKKMLLPKDVAVLAGFGYSNIEVKNKINTAVISTGNEIANIGESLKEGQIYDANAPMLAARTSSLSCNTKFYGKVNDDEKEIKEILSKALDENDIVLISGGVSMGDFDYVHKELLELGVNQIFHGIAMKPGKPLFFGKLGKKAVFALPGNTVSAFMTFEIMVKPYIFSCLGINFDTNYIKALITEDFKRKDAERLEYIPVRLFFDDTKLLVKLIKYNNSSMISSFSEANGILKIDIGISDIVRGSIVDVRFL, encoded by the coding sequence ATGGCTAGAACTTTTTTACATCCTAATGAAGCTTTAGAATTAGTATTGAAAAATTCTGAAGACTATGGTAATGAAAAAATATCAGTGCTTGATTCTTATAACAGAGTTTTAGCTGATGATGTTTATGCTTTGAATGATGATCCTCCTTTCAGTAAATCTTCTATGGACGGATATGCTTATAAAAAAGAAGATGAAAATAAAAATAGTTATGTTTTAATTGAAGATAAAATTATATATGCTGGACTTTGCGATAAAATTGAAGTTAAAAGCGGAGAATGTGTTAAAATAATGACAGGTGCTATGCTTCCTGAAAATTGCGATGCGGTTCAGAGAGTGGAGTGGATAGAGGAAGTAAAAGAAAATTCTAAAACAGTTATTAATTTCACTAAAAAAGAAATAACTAGTAATGTAATAAAAAAAGGAAATAATAAAAAATCGGGAGATAAAGTATTGGATAAGAAAATGCTTTTACCTAAAGATGTTGCTGTACTTGCAGGATTTGGTTATTCTAATATAGAAGTGAAAAATAAAATAAATACTGCTGTAATATCCACAGGTAATGAAATAGCAAATATAGGCGAAAGTTTAAAAGAAGGTCAGATATATGATGCTAATGCTCCTATGCTTGCGGCTAGAACTTCTTCTTTATCATGTAATACTAAATTTTATGGTAAAGTTAATGATGATGAAAAAGAGATAAAAGAAATACTTTCAAAAGCATTAGATGAAAATGATATTGTTCTTATAAGCGGAGGCGTATCTATGGGAGATTTTGATTATGTACATAAAGAGTTACTAGAGCTTGGAGTTAATCAAATATTTCATGGTATTGCTATGAAACCAGGAAAACCTTTATTTTTTGGTAAATTAGGTAAAAAGGCTGTGTTTGCTTTGCCGGGTAATACGGTTTCTGCTTTTATGACTTTTGAAATAATGGTTAAGCCTTATATATTTAGCTGCTTAGGTATAAATTTCGATACTAATTATATAAAGGCTTTAATCACTGAAGACTTTAAAAGAAAAGATGCTGAAAGGCTTGAATATATACCTGTACGATTATTTTTTGATGATACAAAATTATTAGTGAAACTTATAAAATATAATAATTCTTCTATGATATCATCATTCTCTGAAGCTAATGGTATATTAAAAATAGATATTGGAATTTCAGATATTGTAAGAGGAAGTATAGTTGATGTTAGATTCCTTTAA
- a CDS encoding GTP 3',8-cyclase MoaA: MLDSFNREINYIRVSVTDRCNLRCVYCMPEEGIIKKAHNQILSYEQIYDVVKEASELGIKKVRITGGEPLVRKNIDELVAMIRSIEKVDIIAMTTNAVLLEGIAEKLKNAGLDSINISLDTLDSERYKYITRGGSLYDAMKGIKIASELGFQLKINVVVYDEKSIEELPLLKKYAESINAKLQTIQYYDLNSQKIDSADYDRPAKCKYCNRIRLLSDGYLLSCLHSNIKFKVDFDDIRSSIIKCIEGKPENGAYSDAESLSMIGG; encoded by the coding sequence ATGTTAGATTCCTTTAATAGAGAGATAAATTATATAAGAGTTTCCGTTACTGACAGATGTAATTTGAGATGTGTATACTGTATGCCTGAAGAAGGTATTATAAAAAAAGCACATAATCAAATTTTGAGTTATGAGCAAATATATGATGTGGTTAAAGAGGCTTCTGAACTAGGAATTAAAAAAGTTAGAATAACAGGAGGCGAGCCTTTAGTACGAAAAAATATTGATGAGCTTGTAGCTATGATTAGGAGTATAGAAAAAGTTGATATAATAGCTATGACAACTAATGCAGTTTTACTTGAAGGCATTGCGGAGAAATTAAAAAATGCGGGTCTTGATTCTATTAATATATCTCTTGATACTTTAGACAGTGAAAGGTACAAATATATTACAAGAGGCGGAAGTTTATATGATGCTATGAAAGGAATAAAAATAGCTTCTGAATTGGGATTTCAATTAAAAATTAATGTTGTTGTTTATGATGAAAAAAGCATAGAAGAATTACCTTTATTAAAAAAATATGCTGAAAGTATAAATGCTAAACTTCAAACTATTCAGTATTATGATCTTAACAGTCAGAAAATAGATTCTGCAGATTATGACAGACCTGCAAAATGTAAATACTGCAATAGGATAAGATTATTATCTGATGGATATTTATTAAGCTGTCTGCATAGTAATATAAAATTCAAAGTTGATTTTGACGATATAAGAAGTTCTATAATAAAATG